From Oenococcus sicerae, the proteins below share one genomic window:
- a CDS encoding enolase C-terminal domain-like protein produces the protein MKIIACQLAHYSVALKTTFKTALHAQNTANGWIVQLKSEQGHFGYGEAVPSLRVTGDSDASIVGVLRQIIFPAILGKNFENIGKFDSFVAKLITQNSAARNSVSEAFLDLLVKDQHGNLADFFAPAKGQIGTDFTLSINDDRQMQVEAQKIVDQGFSILKIKVGENAIPEEIQKLSRLVKAFPKISFRIDANQAWNVRQSLQFNQLASQKKIADRNS, from the coding sequence ATGAAGATTATTGCATGTCAGTTAGCCCATTATTCGGTAGCTTTGAAAACGACTTTCAAAACTGCATTACACGCTCAAAACACAGCGAATGGCTGGATTGTTCAATTAAAATCAGAACAAGGCCATTTCGGTTACGGAGAGGCGGTTCCTTCACTGCGCGTGACCGGCGATAGTGATGCAAGCATCGTTGGTGTTTTAAGGCAGATCATTTTTCCAGCGATTCTTGGTAAAAATTTTGAAAACATTGGTAAATTTGATAGCTTTGTTGCAAAATTGATTACACAGAATTCTGCCGCCAGAAATTCGGTCAGTGAGGCATTCTTAGATTTACTTGTTAAAGATCAGCATGGTAATTTAGCTGATTTTTTTGCCCCGGCAAAGGGACAGATCGGTACGGACTTTACCTTGAGCATTAATGATGATCGGCAAATGCAAGTCGAAGCTCAGAAAATTGTTGATCAAGGTTTTTCAATTTTAAAGATAAAAGTCGGGGAAAACGCTATCCCTGAAGAAATTCAAAAATTAAGTCGTCTGGTTAAAGCATTTCCAAAAATTTCCTTTCGTATCGATGCAAACCAGGCTTGGAATGTCCGACAAAGCTTGCAATTTAATCAGCTAGCCTCGCAAAAAAAAATTGCCGATCGAAATAGTTGA
- a CDS encoding MarR family winged helix-turn-helix transcriptional regulator produces the protein MKTALESLRSADARYTEKLIKLMKSFGMTIAEHRLLLLIESSLDTQEKISKATKLDTSTLSRQLKSAVKKELLDKIATGRDKRQLIYSVTEKGQADVKQIAAELARIDAAVFTDWNQNDRALLEQLLDKLEKSI, from the coding sequence ATGAAGACAGCTTTGGAAAGTTTAAGAAGTGCTGATGCACGATATACTGAGAAACTCATCAAATTGATGAAGTCTTTTGGTATGACAATTGCCGAACATCGACTTTTGCTATTAATTGAATCTAGTCTTGACACACAAGAAAAGATATCAAAAGCCACAAAATTGGATACCTCAACACTGAGTCGACAATTGAAATCAGCTGTGAAAAAAGAGCTGTTAGATAAAATTGCAACTGGTCGAGATAAAAGACAGTTGATCTATTCAGTCACAGAAAAAGGCCAAGCCGATGTCAAACAAATTGCGGCTGAACTAGCGAGAATTGACGCTGCCGTTTTTACTGATTGGAATCAAAATGATCGAGCGCTATTAGAACAGCTGCTTGATAAACTAGAAAAATCGATTTGA
- a CDS encoding DUF1361 domain-containing protein, which produces MLNKLNHNRNYRLTSGLIFTYAVLFIVASIFNSYIPLARAYIWNIFLALMPLLFALIIEIFYKSKSSPVLIGILAFVWLVTFPNSPYMVTDLAHLNLYRVSYGLNISTLHSAWFGVLFATFAIITGVLMGMLSFYIIDEIVREKFGSLMAWLFSILVSLLAGFGIFLGRFPRFNSWDIVKRPKYLLQMIVSQMDKHTLGFVILFAVMTLALYWLFYLIFDVDTVGKTDKIN; this is translated from the coding sequence ATGCTTAATAAGCTGAATCACAATCGAAACTATCGTCTAACAAGCGGTCTGATCTTTACTTATGCCGTTCTATTTATCGTTGCCAGTATTTTTAATAGTTATATTCCATTAGCCAGGGCTTATATTTGGAATATTTTTCTTGCACTGATGCCTTTGCTTTTTGCCTTGATTATTGAAATTTTCTACAAAAGTAAAAGCAGTCCTGTTTTGATCGGTATTTTAGCTTTCGTCTGGCTAGTAACTTTCCCTAATTCCCCTTATATGGTCACAGACCTAGCTCACTTAAATTTGTATCGCGTGTCTTATGGGCTGAATATTTCAACATTGCATTCGGCTTGGTTTGGTGTTCTGTTCGCAACTTTTGCAATTATTACGGGCGTTTTAATGGGGATGCTGTCTTTTTATATCATCGATGAAATAGTTCGCGAAAAGTTTGGATCCTTAATGGCCTGGCTATTTTCAATACTCGTCAGCTTATTGGCCGGCTTTGGTATTTTTCTCGGCCGCTTTCCAAGATTCAATTCTTGGGATATCGTTAAACGACCAAAATATTTATTACAAATGATCGTCAGCCAGATGGACAAGCATACTTTAGGATTTGTGATTTTGTTTGCTGTCATGACCCTGGCGCTATATTGGCTCTTCTATCTGATTTTTGATGTAGATACAGTAGGAAAAACCGATAAAATTAATTAA
- the recJ gene encoding single-stranded-DNA-specific exonuclease RecJ: protein MLDNQYPWIEKNPDGRLIQAIVHHFAFNQLTSRVLANRFSSLPAIQRFFDLDSKILIDPSHLSQIDLLKRRLETAVAKQEKIVIYGDYDADGITSSAILMKTLRLIGAKVDYYIPNRFKDGYGPNLVVYQHLIDTGAAIIFAIDNGISGYDAVELANQNGVDVLIADHHELPEKLPRAKVIIHPELSPDYSFKDLSAAGIAYKIAEYLLGDKQAEQFLPLTAVGEIADVMPLIGENRILIKKGLQLLKDGRNLGLLKLAEKADLKLNNLSAVDVAFKIAPRLNSLGRMADAATGVELLVSDNEKKIVKIVDQVEHLNKQRQKEVEKIYDVAKKQVSPQGKDVIIAAGDNWHEGVIGIVAGRLSSAFGRPAVVFSIRDGIAKGSARSVSDFDIFAALKKADTLFISFGGHKQAAGLSLKAVDLDKFAAKINAHDYRFQSEKMQVDAQVQAQDLSIQTFQQLRKLAPFGEANPQPILELKHVRLANSQILGSAGKHFKLKVIGFNGDILFFNRPDLIGKIQIGETLSIVGTLSLNEWQQRQSLQLIALDIKSEENLPDRLTFTRMYKHYYAQDVLYSPNDFYQKVFLELGFVKIVNGVVFVLPEAKHAELSESDTYRKRAENGN, encoded by the coding sequence ATGCTGGATAATCAATATCCTTGGATAGAGAAAAATCCGGATGGGCGTTTGATTCAGGCTATCGTTCACCATTTCGCTTTCAATCAATTGACCAGTCGCGTTTTAGCCAACCGTTTTTCATCATTACCTGCGATTCAACGCTTTTTTGATTTAGATAGCAAAATATTGATTGATCCAAGTCATTTGAGTCAGATAGATTTGTTGAAAAGACGTTTAGAAACAGCTGTTGCTAAACAAGAAAAAATTGTGATTTATGGCGATTATGATGCAGATGGTATTACGAGTAGCGCAATTTTGATGAAGACTTTGCGCCTTATTGGTGCGAAAGTCGATTATTATATTCCGAATCGCTTTAAAGATGGTTATGGACCGAATTTAGTAGTCTATCAGCATCTCATTGATACTGGTGCTGCGATTATTTTTGCAATTGATAATGGTATTTCCGGCTATGACGCAGTCGAATTGGCCAACCAGAATGGTGTGGATGTTTTGATTGCAGATCATCATGAATTGCCTGAGAAATTGCCAAGAGCTAAGGTGATCATTCATCCGGAATTGTCGCCTGATTATTCTTTTAAGGATTTATCGGCGGCTGGCATTGCTTACAAAATTGCTGAATACTTATTAGGCGACAAACAAGCAGAACAATTTTTGCCTTTAACAGCCGTTGGAGAAATTGCCGATGTGATGCCTTTGATTGGTGAAAATCGGATTTTGATCAAAAAAGGTTTGCAGCTGCTCAAAGACGGCAGGAATCTAGGCCTTTTAAAGCTGGCGGAGAAGGCGGATTTGAAACTGAATAACTTGTCTGCTGTTGATGTCGCTTTTAAAATTGCGCCTCGACTGAATTCACTCGGCCGAATGGCTGATGCGGCCACTGGTGTTGAGTTATTGGTGAGCGATAACGAGAAAAAAATCGTCAAGATCGTTGATCAGGTGGAACATTTGAATAAACAACGTCAAAAAGAAGTTGAAAAAATTTACGATGTAGCGAAAAAACAAGTTTCCCCACAGGGAAAGGATGTCATTATTGCAGCTGGTGATAATTGGCATGAAGGCGTGATCGGCATCGTGGCTGGTCGCTTATCTTCTGCATTCGGTCGTCCAGCAGTTGTTTTTTCAATTCGTGACGGCATTGCCAAAGGTTCAGCCCGCAGTGTTTCTGATTTTGATATTTTTGCAGCTTTGAAAAAAGCGGATACTCTGTTTATATCCTTTGGCGGCCACAAGCAAGCGGCTGGATTGAGCTTAAAAGCGGTAGACTTAGACAAATTCGCTGCTAAAATCAATGCACATGATTACCGTTTTCAAAGCGAAAAAATGCAGGTTGACGCTCAAGTTCAAGCCCAAGATTTATCTATTCAGACTTTTCAGCAGTTAAGAAAGTTAGCGCCATTTGGTGAAGCGAATCCGCAGCCAATTTTAGAATTGAAACATGTTCGTTTGGCAAATAGTCAAATTTTAGGGTCGGCAGGAAAACACTTTAAATTAAAAGTGATTGGTTTTAATGGTGATATTCTATTCTTCAATCGACCAGATTTAATTGGCAAAATCCAAATTGGCGAGACCTTATCAATTGTTGGTACCTTATCTTTGAATGAATGGCAGCAGCGGCAGTCACTGCAACTGATTGCTTTAGATATTAAAAGTGAAGAAAATTTGCCTGATCGACTCACTTTTACACGTATGTACAAACACTATTACGCACAAGATGTTTTATATTCACCAAATGATTTCTATCAAAAAGTATTTTTAGAATTAGGATTTGTTAAAATTGTAAATGGCGTTGTTTTTGTCTTGCCAGAAGCAAAACATGCTGAATTATCCGAGTCGGATACTTATCGAAAGCGAGCAGAAAATGGAAATTGA
- a CDS encoding serine hydrolase codes for MVVTFSEMSQKIKAVLDPFDARIDFAFYLSTNDNQFILHGDQTMPSASVIKLMIADYYCSNFSIDELKNTKYEIRETVFGAGITPILDEKRFSLADLIMMMLALSDNTASNQLIDFIGIEKLSQWISRHYPSTRLSRKFMDFTNPKDNQTTVYDLAAALTNLMAFPLAKKALFNQQSLDKFEISFAESGEEKVDFFNKTGEGIGIDHDAILFDEKNQKTIAVLLTKYDPKIVSRIEIVDLFSKIGALIWDNFHD; via the coding sequence ATGGTTGTAACTTTCTCGGAAATGAGTCAAAAAATTAAAGCGGTTCTTGATCCTTTTGACGCAAGAATTGATTTTGCCTTTTATTTATCAACAAACGATAACCAGTTCATTTTGCATGGTGATCAGACTATGCCTAGCGCCAGCGTTATCAAATTGATGATTGCTGATTATTACTGTTCAAATTTTTCAATTGATGAATTAAAAAATACTAAATATGAGATTCGAGAGACGGTTTTTGGTGCTGGCATTACGCCGATTTTAGATGAAAAACGTTTTTCATTAGCAGACTTGATCATGATGATGCTGGCACTTTCTGATAATACGGCGTCTAATCAATTGATTGATTTTATCGGTATTGAAAAACTTAGTCAATGGATTAGCCGACATTACCCCTCAACACGGCTATCGAGAAAATTCATGGATTTTACGAATCCAAAAGATAATCAGACCACTGTTTATGATCTGGCGGCAGCGTTAACGAATTTAATGGCTTTTCCGCTCGCTAAAAAAGCACTTTTTAATCAACAGTCTTTGGACAAGTTTGAGATTTCTTTTGCTGAATCCGGTGAAGAAAAGGTGGATTTTTTTAATAAAACCGGTGAAGGGATCGGTATTGATCATGATGCTATTCTATTTGACGAAAAAAATCAAAAAACGATTGCTGTGCTGTTAACGAAATATGATCCGAAAATTGTAAGTCGAATAGAAATTGTTGACCTGTTTTCGAAAATTGGTGCATTAATTTGGGATAACTTTCATGACTGA
- the rnz gene encoding ribonuclease Z produces the protein MELEFLGTGAGQPSKQRNVTSIALRLLDERNEVWLFDVGEATQHQLLKSNTRSRKVTKIFITHMHGDHIFGLPGFLTSRNFQGSEIIDGGRPTDLTIYGPAALQQFVFSVLRAAQVRLQYRVNFVQVHTGVIFNDKQFSVSAFAMNHGIEDYAYRVVEKDTVGELEVQKLLDLGLQSGPVFGKIKAGQTIKLSDGRVINGQEFVGSDRPGRIVAIVLDTKETPAIIDAAKNADVLVHEATYDGDNSVMAKKHGHSTSVQAAEHAKKAGAKGLILTHISARYLGHMADQLVKQAKSVFPNTEIAHDLEVFDIPAKKSERKDQVNAG, from the coding sequence ATGGAATTAGAATTTTTAGGAACCGGGGCAGGTCAGCCGAGCAAACAGCGAAATGTCACTTCAATTGCTTTACGTCTTTTAGACGAGAGAAATGAGGTTTGGCTTTTTGATGTTGGTGAAGCAACGCAGCACCAATTATTAAAATCGAATACGCGATCGCGCAAAGTTACAAAGATTTTTATCACGCACATGCATGGCGACCATATTTTTGGCTTGCCAGGATTTTTGACTTCTCGTAATTTTCAAGGATCGGAAATTATCGATGGTGGGAGACCGACGGATTTAACCATTTATGGACCAGCAGCTTTGCAGCAATTTGTTTTTTCTGTGCTGAGAGCGGCACAAGTCCGTCTGCAGTATCGCGTCAATTTTGTTCAGGTCCATACAGGCGTGATTTTTAATGATAAACAATTTTCAGTATCGGCTTTCGCAATGAATCATGGCATCGAAGACTATGCCTATCGAGTCGTTGAAAAAGATACGGTGGGTGAGTTGGAGGTACAGAAACTGCTGGATCTAGGTCTTCAATCCGGTCCAGTTTTTGGCAAAATAAAAGCTGGTCAGACGATCAAACTTTCTGATGGACGTGTCATCAACGGCCAAGAGTTCGTTGGCTCGGATCGGCCTGGTCGAATTGTCGCGATTGTTTTAGATACGAAAGAGACACCAGCGATTATTGATGCGGCAAAAAATGCCGATGTTTTGGTTCATGAAGCCACCTATGATGGCGATAACAGTGTCATGGCTAAAAAACATGGACATTCTACTTCTGTTCAAGCGGCCGAGCATGCTAAAAAAGCTGGTGCTAAAGGATTGATTTTGACACATATTTCTGCTCGCTATCTGGGACATATGGCTGATCAATTGGTCAAACAAGCGAAGTCCGTTTTTCCGAATACTGAAATTGCTCACGACTTGGAAGTTTTTGATATCCCGGCTAAAAAATCTGAACGGAAAGATCAAGTTAATGCTGGATAA
- the obgE gene encoding GTPase ObgE, which produces MAFVDQATIEVKAGNGGDGIISFRHEKFVPLGGPFGGDGGKGGDIYFVVDEGLRTLMDFRYNRHFRAKHGEKGGTKGMTGASANDLYVKVPAGTIVSNAETNQQLADLTENGKEFMIAHGGRGGRGNMRFATPANPAPEISENGEPGQVLKVKLELRVLADVGLVGFPSAGKSTFLSVVTAARPKIAAYHFTTIDPNLGMVQLSDGRDFTIADLPGLIKGASKGIGLGFEFLRHVERTRVLLHMVDMSEESGLGITPFEAYQQINEELTTYDPRLLDRPMIIVATKMDLPSSKANLESFKQALADHQINQPVEEISSVAQTGTRVLLLKVADLLDKTPQVSPDKTVSDSDRLYEFKDDKAMDFQIEQDGDDWLIVSDRISRLAKMTNRTTEESLRRFARQLRAFGVDDKLREAGAKDGDMVYIEDADFAFEFED; this is translated from the coding sequence ATGGCATTTGTAGATCAAGCAACAATTGAAGTAAAAGCCGGTAACGGCGGTGATGGAATTATTTCTTTTCGTCATGAAAAATTTGTCCCATTAGGCGGTCCTTTTGGTGGTGATGGTGGTAAAGGCGGTGATATTTATTTCGTCGTCGATGAAGGCCTGCGAACACTAATGGATTTTCGTTATAATCGTCATTTTCGTGCTAAGCACGGTGAAAAAGGCGGTACTAAAGGGATGACTGGAGCTTCGGCTAATGACCTGTATGTGAAAGTACCAGCTGGGACAATTGTTTCCAACGCAGAAACTAATCAGCAGCTCGCAGATCTGACTGAAAATGGCAAAGAATTTATGATCGCTCATGGTGGTCGTGGTGGACGCGGCAACATGCGTTTTGCAACACCAGCCAACCCGGCGCCTGAAATTTCTGAAAACGGCGAACCCGGTCAAGTCCTGAAAGTAAAGCTGGAGTTGCGTGTTTTAGCCGATGTCGGTTTAGTAGGTTTTCCTTCGGCTGGCAAGTCGACCTTTTTGTCTGTTGTGACAGCAGCTCGTCCGAAAATCGCAGCTTATCATTTTACGACAATTGACCCCAACTTGGGGATGGTCCAATTATCGGATGGGCGTGATTTCACGATCGCTGATTTACCCGGGTTGATCAAAGGTGCATCAAAGGGCATTGGCCTCGGTTTTGAATTTCTGCGTCATGTTGAACGTACGCGTGTCCTACTGCACATGGTTGATATGAGTGAAGAATCTGGTTTAGGCATTACACCCTTTGAAGCATATCAGCAGATTAATGAAGAATTAACAACTTATGATCCTCGTTTATTAGATAGACCGATGATTATTGTCGCCACAAAAATGGATCTGCCAAGTTCTAAAGCAAACCTTGAAAGCTTTAAACAAGCTTTGGCTGATCACCAAATCAATCAGCCAGTCGAAGAGATTTCATCAGTTGCACAGACTGGCACAAGAGTACTTTTGCTAAAAGTTGCTGATTTACTGGATAAAACGCCCCAGGTTTCGCCTGACAAAACTGTCTCCGATAGCGATCGTCTTTATGAGTTCAAAGATGATAAGGCAATGGATTTCCAGATCGAACAGGATGGTGATGATTGGCTGATCGTGAGTGATCGAATTTCAAGATTGGCTAAAATGACGAATCGAACGACTGAAGAATCATTACGGCGTTTTGCAAGACAGCTGCGTGCCTTTGGCGTTGATGACAAATTAAGAGAAGCGGGAGCTAAAGATGGCGACATGGTCTATATTGAAGACGCAGATTTCGCTTTTGAGTTTGAAGATTAA
- a CDS encoding adenine phosphoribosyltransferase: MEIDLHDYIATTPDFPEKGVMFRDINPLIGNGAAYRQAINQLIDFARPLHPDIIAGPEARGFVVGSPMAYQMGIGFVPARKYGKLPRKSVNAKYGLEYGHSELQMHVDAIQPGQRVFIVDDLLATGGTITATMNLVRQLGGIVVGTGFFIELEDLNGRENIMKIDNVPFKALLEY; encoded by the coding sequence ATGGAAATTGATTTACACGATTATATTGCAACAACGCCGGATTTTCCGGAAAAAGGAGTTATGTTTCGTGACATCAATCCGTTGATCGGAAACGGTGCAGCCTACCGCCAAGCGATCAATCAATTAATTGATTTCGCGCGTCCGCTTCATCCTGATATCATTGCTGGTCCTGAGGCTCGCGGCTTCGTGGTTGGATCGCCAATGGCATATCAAATGGGTATCGGTTTTGTGCCAGCACGTAAATATGGCAAGCTTCCCCGCAAATCTGTTAACGCTAAATATGGTTTGGAATATGGTCACAGCGAATTGCAAATGCATGTTGATGCCATCCAACCAGGCCAGCGTGTTTTTATCGTTGATGATTTGTTAGCAACTGGTGGTACGATCACAGCGACGATGAACTTGGTTCGCCAACTAGGCGGGATCGTTGTTGGTACTGGGTTCTTTATTGAACTCGAAGACCTTAATGGGCGTGAAAATATCATGAAAATTGATAATGTTCCATTTAAAGCTTTGCTTGAATATTGA
- a CDS encoding enolase C-terminal domain-like protein, giving the protein MPIEIVEQPLAIGYEDEYDQLVKQFNFPIILDESIHEFNDARKLRAGVDFDGYNVKLEKAGSISQAKALLDYAESIEKPAMLGCMIESNIGIAFSAALANAYPIVKYVDLDSPLMFQEEIFQGWIKRNQKSFTFNSTFIETAALRGLTWL; this is encoded by the coding sequence TTGCCGATCGAAATAGTTGAACAGCCTTTAGCGATTGGATATGAAGATGAGTACGATCAACTCGTCAAGCAATTTAATTTTCCGATCATTCTTGATGAATCGATCCATGAATTCAATGATGCTCGCAAACTCAGGGCTGGTGTTGATTTCGATGGCTATAACGTTAAATTAGAAAAAGCTGGCAGCATTTCACAAGCTAAAGCACTATTGGATTATGCTGAATCAATTGAAAAACCAGCCATGCTTGGCTGCATGATCGAGTCAAACATCGGTATAGCTTTTTCAGCTGCTTTAGCAAATGCCTATCCAATTGTTAAGTATGTTGACTTAGACTCGCCTTTAATGTTTCAAGAAGAAATTTTTCAAGGCTGGATCAAGCGTAATCAGAAATCCTTCACTTTTAACTCAACATTCATCGAAACAGCAGCTTTAAGAGGACTGACATGGTTGTAA
- the uvrC gene encoding excinuclease ABC subunit UvrC translates to MASDLIEQKLALLPNQPGSYQMKDKNGKIIYVGKAKNLKNRVRSYFKAEHTGKTAELVATIRDFEFIVTNSDKEAFLLENTLIKRYRPYFNIRLKFSGSYPYLEITNERDPRLILANTLKHDHGTYFGPYPNVYAASETLHFLQATYPLRRCNGYQGRPCLYYSMGQCLGACWHEVPQAEYDKNINAITHFLNGETRAAISDIKQKMKDASDKTEYELAADFRDRLQFIDQTVENQRVLQNDHTPRDLFNYYMDKGWMTVETFFLRQGRLLRQQKETFSLVDSANEELESYIQQFYGQKNAQKPKEVLVPKGVDTHLLAETLEISVRTPARGEKRDLLALAEKNAQITLEDKFRLMELNEQKTIGAMKEITDALKLPQGHRFESFDHSNTQGSNYVSALVVFEDGQPNKNLYRRYKLRTPTGQDEAKATFEVITRRYTRLRDEGQMYPDLILMDGGEIQLHAAEKALSELSIDIPVAAMIKNDKHQTADLLNSQGEHLFLDPHSQGFYLLQRIQDEVHRFVITFHRQLRTKTNLSSRLDEIAGVGPKSRIKLMRRFGSLPKIADASIEDIKALGLGDKVATLVKVSVSAIVKSENKKIVLKRKFEKE, encoded by the coding sequence GTGGCTTCTGATTTGATCGAACAAAAATTAGCCTTGCTGCCCAATCAGCCTGGTTCATATCAAATGAAGGATAAAAACGGCAAGATTATCTATGTTGGTAAAGCAAAAAATCTTAAAAACCGCGTTCGCTCGTATTTTAAGGCTGAACATACTGGCAAAACAGCCGAACTCGTGGCAACTATTCGTGATTTTGAATTTATTGTTACAAATTCCGATAAAGAGGCTTTTTTACTAGAAAATACTTTAATAAAACGTTATCGGCCCTATTTTAATATTCGGCTAAAATTTTCTGGTTCGTATCCATATTTGGAAATTACGAATGAACGCGATCCGCGCTTAATTTTGGCTAACACGCTCAAGCATGATCACGGTACGTACTTTGGCCCGTATCCGAATGTTTATGCTGCTTCTGAAACACTGCATTTTTTACAAGCAACTTATCCCTTGCGGCGCTGCAATGGTTATCAAGGCAGACCTTGTCTTTATTATTCCATGGGACAGTGTTTAGGTGCCTGTTGGCACGAAGTGCCTCAAGCGGAATATGATAAAAATATCAATGCGATCACACATTTTCTTAATGGCGAGACTCGAGCTGCGATTTCCGATATCAAACAGAAAATGAAAGATGCTTCTGATAAGACAGAGTATGAATTGGCGGCTGATTTTCGTGATCGCTTGCAGTTCATTGATCAAACGGTTGAAAATCAGCGAGTCTTGCAAAATGATCATACGCCGCGTGATTTATTTAATTATTATATGGATAAAGGCTGGATGACAGTTGAAACTTTCTTTTTGCGGCAAGGCCGTTTATTGCGTCAGCAGAAGGAGACCTTCTCATTAGTCGATTCCGCTAACGAAGAACTGGAGTCTTATATTCAGCAGTTTTACGGTCAAAAAAATGCTCAAAAACCCAAGGAAGTGCTTGTACCGAAGGGTGTTGATACACATTTATTAGCTGAAACTTTGGAAATTTCTGTGCGGACACCTGCCCGGGGTGAAAAGCGTGATCTACTAGCTTTGGCTGAAAAAAATGCTCAAATCACACTAGAAGACAAATTCCGTCTCATGGAATTAAACGAACAAAAAACGATCGGTGCGATGAAAGAGATTACGGATGCTTTGAAATTACCGCAAGGTCATCGTTTCGAATCTTTTGACCATTCCAATACACAGGGCAGTAATTATGTATCGGCACTAGTTGTTTTTGAAGATGGCCAGCCAAACAAAAATCTTTATCGTCGCTATAAATTAAGAACACCAACTGGCCAAGACGAGGCGAAAGCAACTTTTGAAGTCATCACACGACGATATACACGCTTACGCGATGAAGGACAGATGTATCCAGATTTGATTTTGATGGATGGCGGTGAAATTCAGCTGCATGCGGCTGAAAAGGCGTTATCGGAATTAAGCATCGATATTCCCGTAGCGGCTATGATCAAAAATGATAAACATCAGACGGCAGATCTGCTGAATTCGCAAGGTGAACACCTGTTTTTGGATCCGCATTCGCAAGGTTTCTATTTATTACAACGAATCCAAGATGAAGTTCATCGTTTTGTTATTACTTTCCATCGGCAATTAAGGACAAAAACCAACTTGTCTTCGCGTTTGGATGAGATCGCTGGTGTCGGACCAAAATCAAGGATCAAACTGATGCGTCGTTTTGGTTCTTTGCCAAAAATCGCTGATGCTTCCATTGAAGATATTAAAGCACTAGGACTGGGCGATAAAGTAGCAACCTTAGTTAAGGTATCCGTTTCAGCAATTGTCAAATCTGAAAATAAAAAGATTGTTTTGAAGCGGAAATTTGAAAAAGAATAG